The Urbifossiella limnaea genome has a window encoding:
- a CDS encoding tetratricopeptide repeat protein yields the protein MTRPDYVLARGDEAVRAGDWAAASRAIDRLEAAGAGDHAAVLRGEYFLATDRPDLALGALSEIKRESPFHLRSAAKVGRCLLALGNLAEADRVLNHVLDSEPDNIDALRALAAVAYDLGQMPAAVEHLEAVARLDPADARPHRLMGLINKDLNRYEPAEAAYRESMRRGLAEPARGEVVVELADVLVRAGRFADALALLDAGPPAPGPAGELARAEALRGLARRADAVAVADRAIVEHPTDGALLRLRGQLHLDDGNAPAAVVALEAAAARLPADYQTHFLLAQAYTATGRTADATRSAARAEELRKALERATTLTREAMDRPWDAAVRLELATVTETLGEPKLAALWRAAAAACRTR from the coding sequence GTGACGCGCCCCGACTACGTGCTCGCTCGGGGCGACGAGGCCGTCCGCGCCGGGGACTGGGCTGCGGCCTCGCGGGCGATCGACCGGCTGGAGGCGGCCGGCGCCGGCGACCACGCCGCCGTCCTGCGCGGCGAGTACTTCCTGGCGACCGACCGGCCCGACCTTGCGCTCGGCGCCCTCAGCGAGATCAAGCGAGAGAGTCCGTTCCACCTCCGCTCCGCGGCGAAAGTCGGCCGCTGCCTCCTCGCGCTCGGCAACCTCGCCGAGGCCGACCGGGTTCTCAACCACGTCCTCGACTCCGAGCCGGACAACATCGACGCTCTGCGCGCGCTCGCGGCCGTGGCCTACGACCTGGGCCAGATGCCCGCCGCGGTCGAGCACCTGGAGGCCGTCGCCCGGCTCGACCCGGCCGACGCCCGGCCGCACCGGCTGATGGGGCTGATCAACAAGGACTTGAACCGCTACGAGCCCGCGGAGGCGGCGTATCGCGAGTCGATGCGGCGGGGCCTGGCCGAACCGGCGCGTGGCGAGGTCGTCGTTGAACTCGCGGACGTGCTGGTCCGGGCCGGGAGGTTCGCGGACGCGCTCGCGCTGCTCGACGCCGGGCCGCCCGCTCCCGGGCCGGCAGGCGAGTTGGCTCGCGCGGAGGCGCTGCGGGGGCTGGCCCGCCGGGCCGACGCCGTCGCGGTTGCGGACCGGGCGATCGTCGAGCACCCGACCGACGGCGCGCTCCTGCGGCTTCGCGGACAGCTACACCTGGACGACGGGAACGCACCCGCGGCGGTCGTCGCACTCGAGGCGGCGGCGGCACGGCTGCCGGCGGACTACCAGACGCACTTCCTGCTCGCGCAGGCGTACACGGCCACCGGCCGCACCGCCGACGCGACCCGGTCCGCGGCCAGGGCCGAGGAACTCCGAAAGGCCCTTGAGCGGGCGACGACGCTGACCCGCGAGGCGATGGACCGACCGTGGGACGCGGCG